A section of the Bacteroidetes Order II. bacterium genome encodes:
- a CDS encoding response regulator transcription factor produces the protein MPTRILIADDQPNVRTMLQEYLEAQGFRVEVAADGREALQKAVVFQPELVLLDVMMPHMDGYDFIRAFRRESDAPVMLLTARQEETDKVIGLELGADDYVTKPFGLREVLARINAILRRTKSPTPDESHWIRIRRVSLHPVQRRVKCNGTSVSLTPKEFDILYLLMASPGQIISRGELFDHLHDEMSDGTERTIDVHIRNLRVKLEEDPKNPQFIVTVFGAGYRVMG, from the coding sequence ATGCCGACACGAATTTTAATAGCAGACGACCAGCCGAATGTCCGGACTATGTTACAGGAGTATTTAGAAGCCCAAGGCTTTCGGGTTGAAGTTGCTGCCGATGGCCGTGAAGCGCTCCAAAAAGCCGTAGTATTTCAGCCAGAACTGGTTTTATTAGATGTTATGATGCCTCATATGGATGGCTACGACTTTATTCGCGCATTTCGTCGGGAAAGTGACGCACCCGTGATGCTTCTCACGGCACGTCAAGAAGAAACCGATAAGGTCATTGGTCTGGAGTTAGGGGCCGACGACTATGTTACCAAGCCGTTTGGTCTGCGAGAGGTGTTGGCCCGCATCAACGCCATTCTTCGTCGCACGAAATCGCCGACTCCAGATGAAAGCCACTGGATACGGATAAGAAGGGTATCCTTGCATCCTGTTCAACGGCGAGTGAAATGCAATGGCACCTCTGTATCGCTTACCCCTAAAGAGTTTGATATTTTGTACTTGCTCATGGCGTCTCCGGGGCAGATCATTTCGCGAGGCGAACTTTTTGATCACCTACACGACGAAATGAGTGATGGTACCGAGCGTACAATAGATGTTCACATCCGTAACCTGCGTGTAAAACTTGAAGAAGACCCAAAGAATCCACAATTTATTGTCACGGTTTTTGGCGCGGGGTATCGGGTGATGGGTTGA
- a CDS encoding NAD(P)-binding protein produces the protein MPFTQSDMTAPPDLRQHAKGTGPRRSQRPIYQDMLPPCNHACPAGENIQGWLSLAQAGDYYAAWQKLVEENPMPAIHGRVCYHPCEDSCNRAAIDKTVSIHAVERFLGDMAIEQNWQVAFPKARSGKRVLVVGAGPSGLSAAYHLTRMGHEVEIQEAGPLPGGMMHFGIPAYRLPRNILMAEIQRIVAMGVKIHLNQKVEDVMAAKATGNFDAVFLAIGAQIGKKTTIPTQAAGQILDAVSYLRDVEMGIAPKLGRRVAIYGGGNTAMDAARTAKRLGAEETLIIYRRDREHMPAHDFEADEALGEGVKIHWLRTIKSIEETTFTVEVMRVENGKPVPTGEFETLEADALIMALGQDTDTRFLKQVPNLVFNQDGTLQVGLDMMTGCDGLFAGGDMVPEDRSVTIAVGHGKKAARFMDAYLRGKSYLKAPKKPVVGADLLHLWFHTDAPPQEQPHLPNEVATEGFDEIVAGLTEAEARYEAQRCLSCGNCFECDGCYGSCPEGAIIKLGTGKRYRFNLDLCTGCAVCHEQCPCHAIEMTPEPL, from the coding sequence ATGCCATTTACCCAGTCTGACATGACCGCGCCGCCCGATTTGCGCCAACATGCAAAAGGAACAGGTCCGCGACGGTCTCAACGCCCCATCTATCAGGATATGTTGCCCCCTTGTAATCATGCTTGTCCGGCAGGCGAAAATATACAAGGGTGGTTATCACTTGCGCAAGCAGGGGATTATTATGCGGCGTGGCAGAAATTGGTAGAGGAAAATCCGATGCCCGCGATTCACGGACGGGTATGTTATCACCCGTGCGAGGACTCGTGCAACCGTGCGGCAATAGACAAAACGGTGAGCATTCATGCGGTCGAGCGGTTTTTGGGCGATATGGCGATCGAGCAAAACTGGCAAGTCGCCTTTCCAAAAGCACGGTCTGGCAAGCGGGTTTTGGTGGTCGGCGCCGGGCCAAGCGGCCTCTCGGCGGCATATCATCTTACACGCATGGGGCACGAGGTGGAGATTCAGGAGGCTGGGCCATTGCCTGGCGGGATGATGCATTTTGGCATTCCGGCGTATCGCTTGCCACGCAACATATTAATGGCCGAGATACAACGGATCGTCGCAATGGGCGTAAAAATCCACCTCAACCAAAAAGTAGAAGACGTGATGGCGGCCAAGGCCACCGGAAATTTCGATGCCGTATTTTTAGCCATTGGTGCACAAATTGGAAAAAAAACCACCATTCCCACACAAGCCGCTGGTCAGATATTGGATGCTGTGAGTTATCTACGGGATGTGGAAATGGGCATTGCCCCGAAACTGGGACGGCGCGTGGCCATTTATGGCGGTGGGAATACAGCGATGGATGCAGCGCGGACGGCCAAAAGACTCGGAGCCGAGGAAACATTGATCATCTACCGACGAGACCGCGAACACATGCCAGCACACGACTTCGAGGCCGATGAAGCCTTGGGGGAAGGGGTAAAAATCCATTGGTTACGCACCATCAAATCCATCGAAGAAACCACCTTTACCGTAGAAGTGATGCGGGTCGAAAACGGAAAACCGGTGCCTACAGGAGAATTCGAGACCTTGGAGGCCGATGCACTGATTATGGCACTTGGACAAGACACCGATACCCGTTTTTTAAAGCAGGTCCCCAACTTGGTCTTTAACCAAGACGGTACCTTACAAGTGGGGTTGGATATGATGACAGGGTGCGATGGCCTGTTTGCAGGTGGTGATATGGTTCCTGAAGACCGCAGTGTAACCATTGCGGTGGGGCATGGCAAAAAAGCCGCACGTTTTATGGATGCCTATCTAAGAGGGAAAAGTTACCTGAAAGCACCTAAAAAACCCGTCGTAGGTGCAGATCTTCTGCATCTGTGGTTCCATACCGATGCCCCACCCCAAGAACAACCCCACCTTCCGAATGAGGTAGCAACAGAAGGATTTGATGAAATTGTGGCTGGATTGACGGAGGCTGAAGCCCGCTATGAGGCACAACGCTGTTTGTCTTGTGGCAATTGCTTCGAGTGTGACGGCTGTTATGGCTCATGTCCGGAAGGAGCCATCATCAAACTGGGCACGGGTAAACGATATCGGTTTAATTTAGATTTATGCACGGGATGCGCCGTTTGCCACGAACAATGCCCGTGTCATGCCATAGAGATGACACCGGAGCCTCTATAA